In one window of Eleutherodactylus coqui strain aEleCoq1 chromosome 10, aEleCoq1.hap1, whole genome shotgun sequence DNA:
- the LOC136580799 gene encoding ankyrin repeat and SOCS box protein 12-like isoform X1, translating to MAGFLSPIKELALHRKACTLIQACKEEELRALLSKDEAKKLIRKTSGNVLRRCLKVAMVNKYIECIEELLKAGANPRILLDSCSVPYILNRRGNVRLLQLLLEYGASADSDKSPESANPLYIAANHGDFECFRMLLLYGADPDYKCFHYDSEGDTPDDRSVLGMCLKKNFEAPFVELLIQFGANMNLPDIQKALLEVDNDATRLLDREKAHPRSLQSQCRIAIRRRLKQVGKLRLIDQIDIPDQLVKYLQHHNEFDDIKKLPRCCQRSSYPMGDNWFFGAGFKYEPERIYL from the exons ATGGCAGGCTTTCTTAGCCCTATAAAGGAGTTGGCGCTGCATCGTAAAGCCTGCACATTAATACAGGCTTGTAAGGAAGAAGAACTACGTGCGTTACTGTCCAAGGATGAAGCCAAGAAACTTATCAGGAAAACCAGTGGGAACGTGCTAAGGCGTTGTCTTAAAGTTGCTATGGTTAACAAATATATTGAATGTATTGAAGAATTGTTAAAAGCTGGAGCCAACCCAAGGATTCTGCTTGATAGTTGCTCTGTGCCATACATACTTAATCGTCGAGGGAATGTCAGACTCCTCCAGCTGCTGTTGGAGTATGGAGCAAGCGCAGATTCTGATAAGAGTCCAGAATCAGCTAACCCCTTGTACATTGCAGCAAACCATGGAGATTTTGAATGCTTTAGAATGTTACTTCTTTATGGGGCTGACCCTGATTATAAGTGTTTCCACTATGATTCAGAAGGCGATACTCCAGATGATAGATCAGTACTAGGAATGTGTCTTAAAAAGAACTTTGAAGCCCCATTTGTGGAACTTCTCATCCAGTTTGGTGCTAATATGAACTTACCGGATATACAGAAAGCCCTTCTCGAAGTTGATAATGATGCCACAAGACTTCTGGATAGAGAAAAGG CTCATCCGAGATCCCTGCAGTCTCAGTGTCGTATTGCTATAAGAAGGCGGCTGAAACAAGTGGGGAAGCTTCGTCTCATCGACCAGATAGACATCCCTGATCAGCTGGTGAAATACTTACAGCACCACAATGAGTTTGATGACATAAAGAAGCTGCCAAGATGTTGTCAGCGATCTTCTTATCCAATGGGCGAT AATTGGTTCTTTGGAGCCGGCTTTAAATACGAACCAGAAAGAATATATTTGTGA
- the LOC136580799 gene encoding ankyrin repeat and SOCS box protein 12-like isoform X2 — MAGFLSPIKELALHRKACTLIQACKEEELRALLSKDEAKKLIRKTSGNVLRRCLKVAMVNKYIECIEELLKAGANPRILLDSCSVPYILNRRGNVRLLQLLLEYGASADSDKSPESANPLYIAANHGDFECFRMLLLYGADPDYKCFHYDSEGDTPDDRSVLGMCLKKNFEAPFVELLIQFGANMNLPDIQKALLEVDNDATRLLDREKAHPRSLQSQCRIAIRRRLKQVGKLRLIDQIDIPDQLNWFFGAGFKYEPERIYL; from the exons ATGGCAGGCTTTCTTAGCCCTATAAAGGAGTTGGCGCTGCATCGTAAAGCCTGCACATTAATACAGGCTTGTAAGGAAGAAGAACTACGTGCGTTACTGTCCAAGGATGAAGCCAAGAAACTTATCAGGAAAACCAGTGGGAACGTGCTAAGGCGTTGTCTTAAAGTTGCTATGGTTAACAAATATATTGAATGTATTGAAGAATTGTTAAAAGCTGGAGCCAACCCAAGGATTCTGCTTGATAGTTGCTCTGTGCCATACATACTTAATCGTCGAGGGAATGTCAGACTCCTCCAGCTGCTGTTGGAGTATGGAGCAAGCGCAGATTCTGATAAGAGTCCAGAATCAGCTAACCCCTTGTACATTGCAGCAAACCATGGAGATTTTGAATGCTTTAGAATGTTACTTCTTTATGGGGCTGACCCTGATTATAAGTGTTTCCACTATGATTCAGAAGGCGATACTCCAGATGATAGATCAGTACTAGGAATGTGTCTTAAAAAGAACTTTGAAGCCCCATTTGTGGAACTTCTCATCCAGTTTGGTGCTAATATGAACTTACCGGATATACAGAAAGCCCTTCTCGAAGTTGATAATGATGCCACAAGACTTCTGGATAGAGAAAAGG CTCATCCGAGATCCCTGCAGTCTCAGTGTCGTATTGCTATAAGAAGGCGGCTGAAACAAGTGGGGAAGCTTCGTCTCATCGACCAGATAGACATCCCTGATCAGCTG AATTGGTTCTTTGGAGCCGGCTTTAAATACGAACCAGAAAGAATATATTTGTGA